In one window of Anser cygnoides isolate HZ-2024a breed goose chromosome 3, Taihu_goose_T2T_genome, whole genome shotgun sequence DNA:
- the YPEL5 gene encoding protein yippee-like 5, giving the protein MGRIFLDHIGGTRLFSCANCDTILTNRSELISTRFTGATGRAFLFNKVVNLQYSEVQDRVMLTGRHMVRDVSCKNCNSKLGWIYEFATEDSQRYKEGRVILERALVRESEGFEEHVPSDNS; this is encoded by the exons ATGGGAAGAATTTTTCTGGATCATATTGGTGGCACTCGCCTGTTCTCCTGTGCAAACTGCGACACAATTCTGACCAATCGCTCTGAGCTCATCTCCACTCGATTCACAGGGGCCACAGGAAGagcctttctttttaataag GTGGTAAATCTGCAATACAGTGAAGTTCAGGATCGGGTCATGCTCACTGGCCGCCATATGGTTCGAGATGTGAGCTGCAAGAACTGCAACAGCAAACTGGGTTGGATCTATGAATTTGCTACTGAAGACAGCCAGCGCTACAAGGAAGGCCGTGTTATCCTGGAAAGAGCTTTGGTCCGAGAGAGTGAAGGATTTGAGGAGCATGTTCCGTCTGACAATTCCTGA